The Leptospiraceae bacterium genome includes the window TCGGGATTAATCTCGATTATTTTTTTTAAGCAGGAATTTGATTCTTCGTAGTTTTTTAAATTTACAAACAGTAATGATTTAAAATATAAAGAGTTATAATTATCAGGTTCTATTCTTAATGCTTTTTCAAAATACTCCAATGCTTTTTTATAATTCTTTTTTTCCTGGTATAGATTCCCCAGTCCGTTAATGGCAGAAATATTTTTTGGTCCAATTCTAAGGGATTTTTCATAGCAGATTTTTGATTTTTTATACTCTCCTATTTTTTTATAATGCCAACCAAAATTATTTAATGTCTCAATACTATTTTTATCTAATTTGATTGTAAAATTCAATTCTTCAAATGCCTCTGCATTTTTTTGTAATAAGAATAATAAATTTATTTTTTTATTTCTAAATCCAATATCATTTGGCTCTAACTCAATTGCTTTATTGATAGAATCCAAAGCTAAATGATAATCTTCTAGTGATTCATAATTGACCGAAAGATTAAAGTGAACAATTGCAAATTTTGGTTTAACATGAATCGCGTTAAGATAATAATCTATTGCTTCTTTGTATTTATATTGATCCCCATACGTGAGTCCCATATAATTTAGAAACTCTGGCAATTCTGGATTAACCTTTAGAGCATTTGAACATATCGTATACATTTCTCGATATTTCTTTTGGCTTCTAAAGATTGAAAATAGCTTTTCAAATGCAATTAAATAATCTGGCTGAAGATTTAATACTTTATGGTAATATTCAATAGCTAAGTCTAAGTCATTTCTATTTTCAAAACAAACTCCTAGATTTGTGAGAGAAGTAAAATTATTTGGATCAATATCTAAGGACTTGTGGTAGTATTTAATAGCGTTAGAATAGTCTTTATTAGAACTATAATATACAGCTACATTGTTATGGGCACTTGCGAAATCTGGCTTTAATTCTAAAGCTTTATTATAACATTCTAAAGCTTTTTCATACTCTCTGTTTCTGTCATAAGCTAACCCTAAATAATTCCAATACTCAGCGTTATTATTTTCTAGTTTAATTAGCTTTAAAAAACATTTTATTTCTTTTTCAAATTGGTTATTATCTTTATAAGCAAATGCCAATTCTTCAATTAATTTTTTGATTCCCTATTCTTTTCTAAATATCTTTCTAATAAACGGATTGCTTCTTTTATTCTGTTATTTTTCTTTAAAAAACTAGAATAATTTTGAATTGTAATATCATTGTTTTCTTCTAATTCTAATGATTTTTTATAATTGAATTCAGCTTTATCAGTTAATCTTTTTTCATCAAATATCAAGGCCATATTGTTAAAAACGACTGCAAAATCCGGTTTCAACGCAATAGCTTTATTATAGCACTCTAAAGCTTTTTCGGGATTGTTAGTTCTGTAATAAGCTAGCCCGAGATAATTCCATATTTCTGCATGACCCGGATTAATTTCTAAAGCTCTATTATAACACTCAATGGCTTCTTGAATTTTTTCCGTTGCTTTATGAACGTCTGCGAGTTGTTTTAAAGCAGATACATACTCAGGAAATATTTCCAATGCCTTTTTTAAGGCATCTTCTGATTCTTTATAATTATTTAATTTTAATTCAATTATTCCTAAAATAAAATAAGCTGTATCTAAATCTTTATTATTTTCAACATTAAATCTTTGTGAAATTTGAAGTTTTGCTTTTTGATAATCTCCAAGAAAAAGATATATCATTGATAATAAAACATGATCTTCATAGGTATTATTTTCAATATTTTGCAAATAGAGCATTTTAGATTTTTCAAATTCTGGTTTCGCTTTATCTAATGAATTTTCAATCAATAGGTAATAAAAACCTATGTAAAAAAAGTATTCCTTTTTAGATTCATCAAGCATTTGTATTTTATCTAAAAATAATTTCGATTGCTCCTTTTTTCTTAAGATTGCATAAGTAATAAAAAGGGAAGTAACTATTTTTTAAATTATTTTCATCCAATTTATAAGCTTCTTCATAGAGTTCCAAAGCTTTTGGATATATTTCTTTTTGAAAAGGATGAGGCTTCTATTATTAACCTTTCTATTTCCATTCTCTCTTCCATCTTATTCTAACCTCAATCTATTTGAATTTTCCAATTTTCTGTGATTTGCTTTTTTGCTTATCTCAATTAAATCCAATTTCTTTTTGCTGGAAGATTTAGAGACACTAGCTTCATATTCATCCAGTACGCCGGCATCTTTTGCGGCGCTGGCTTTAATGATTTCCAATAAATCACCTACTTCCTGAATACCAATTATCATTCCACCAGTAACATTGGCAAGCCATGAAAAAAAGTTAGGATGATGTAAGTTGGAAACTTTTTTTTGAAAGTCTCCGATTCCGACAGGGGTTAATGCTTGTAATCCTTGAGAAGATAAGACCGGTCTGCAATAGACTGAATTAATTGTGACTTGGTTTTCGTATAAGTCCTTTGTGATTTGAAAATAACTATGTTGGTGAGGACATTCGTGCGGTTCTTTTCCACTTGCATCTCCAAATAACACAATGGAACGATTCACTTTGGGTCGCCAGTTGATTTGTAGTGCCTCATAGAGAGCGTCCTCGACTGCTTCTTTTTCATCTCCTCCATGTCCGGTAGGTGTTCTCTGAATAAAATCTTGTATGGCTTGCACATCGTTTGTAATTTGACAAACTTTTGTCGTATAGGGATCTCCCTGACCGTGATCCAAATAAAAAACAATTCCCATTTGTAAATCAGGAATGAATTGAAATAATTCATTACCGAGTTTGATAAATTCTGTTTTGAGTAAATGGTGATAAGATGCCATAGAGCCTGTCAAATCTCCCATCAAAACTAAATCCAAACTTCCTTTTTCTTTCCTACAAATTGTTCTTTTAAATTCTCTGATTTCTTTTTCATCAACTGGCTTATTTCTGATCTAGTAGATAAATCTAATGTAGCAATAGTGGATTTTTTAGTATTCAGTTTACTTATATTATTACTTCTGATGGAAGGTAAATTTAAAGAATTATTAGTCATTTTGTTTCTCCTTTTTCTTTTCTTAAATCATATTCTTTTCTTCTAAACTCATCACTCAAAACTTCATAAGCTTTCTGAATCCTTAAAAACCGCTTCATGTTTTCTTCTTTTTCTTCCTTTGGCAAATCAGGACTTTGTATGTCGGGATGAAATTTCTTTACTAACTCCCTGTACGCTTTTTTTATCTCGTCTACGGATGCATCAAAAGAAACCCCAAGGTCGGCATAAAAATCACTTTCTTCTTCCTGAACTTCTTCTTTAGTCTCTTCCGAGAACTCTCCCCATTCATTCCATGATTTTAGGAAAGTTTCTAAGCTTAAACAAAATGTAATTCCCTCAATAGCTGATTGAAATGCCATCAGGAAATTCCAAAGATCTTTAGATTCATTTGCTTTTTAAATCTAAATTCTATTTCTTTTATAAATAAATTTAGCGGAATATGTGGATTATCCTTTGAATAGGAATAAATTTCTTCCAAATGATTTTTTAATTCTTCGATTTTATTTTCTATTTGATCGAGGGGTAACGCAAATCCTTTGAAAGAACCGTCACAATATTTTTCTTCCAATTCCTCAGTCCGGGAAAGCATATCCTTACAAACTTTTTGCATTTGGCGAATAGCTTCTTGAACTACAAGCTTTGCTTCTTTCCCTTCCTTCGACTTATCTTTCTTGAATAAATCTACTGTAGTCTTTAAATGTTCTATCTCAGAGAGTTTAATTTCATACTCCCGAATCCTTTCCTCCAGTTTATCTTTAAGTTCTTTACTATCCGTAAAAAATGATTCCCTCTCTTCCTCCAGAATTTCTTTTTCTTCCGAGATCGATTCTTTTAATTCATCAAAAGTAACTTTCTCTTCATGAAATAAATTTTCTTGATTTTCAAGATATTCTTCTTTTTCCTTTAAAAGATTTTCTTTGTTTTCCAGTCCATATTCCCATTCTTTTAATTTTGAATCTTTTTCTTCAAACTTAGATTCTATATCTAGAATCGTTGCTTTATCTTTTTGAAATTCATTTAGATTACGGGTGAATTCTGATTTTCTGGTTTCTAAAAGTATTTCTTCTTTGCGAAGATTACCCAACCTTTCTTCTAAATCTTTTTTTTCCTTTCTCAAATCTTTTTGAAAATTATTTAAAGCTCTTTTCTCTTCATTAAGATTCTTAGAAATTTCTTTTAATTCATTTGAATAAGATTCAGTTGATACAGATAATTTCTGAAAGGATTCATTGATACGGTGAGAATTGTCCAATGCAAATCGAACAGTTTTTCTGGTGTTATTGAGTAAACGAAATGACTTCCTTAACAGAAGGAAACTATTTCTCTGTAAAAATATTTTTCGAAAATAATTTCTTATAGAAAAATAAACTTTTGGGTTATTGTTTTTTGGAAAACATTCGTTCAGAATATTTTCCTGTAATTGTTCTAAGCTCATAATAAGGGGAGCTTGATTGCCATAGTTAATATAGATATAAAACCCGTCAAGAAAAACCCCAAACCCATTCGTGAACATTCGTGCAATTCGTGGCTAACAATCTTTTAACCACAAATGACACGAATTAACACGAATAGTTTTTTCGAAAAAAAACCAAAACCAAACCCATTCGTGAACATTCGTGCAATTCGTGGCTAAACTCTTCTAAACCACCAGCCTTTTCCATTCCATCTTATCGCTGCCGAAGTTGATAAGTATCCCCAATTTTTTCTTTGTTGCTTTGAGATAATTAATTAGTTGTGCATCTTCCAATTTGGATAATTTACTCATTGCTTTAATTTCCAAAATGATTTCATCAAAGACTAAAAAGTCCATGATGTATTCTTTTTTCAATAATATATCTTTGTAATAGATATTCATCTTCACTTGTTCCTTAAACGGAATACTCGATTTTTCAAATTCAATTTTTAGTGCCTCCTGATATACAGCCTCCAAAAACCCCCGCCCCAATTCAGTATGCACCTCCATAGCCGCCCCCACAATCCTATAACACTCATCCTTATAAATCAAATCCATCGTAATTCCTTTTTTTTAGCCACGAATTGCACGAATGTTCACGAATGTTTTTTTTATTTTTAAAAAAACCCAAAACCCATTCGTGTAAATTAGTGTCATTCGTGGCTAACATTCTTTTCCCTCATTCGTGGCTAAACCTCTTTCTCTTCAACCACGAATGACACGAATTTACACGAAGGTTTTTTCAAAGAAAAAACCAAACCCAAAACCCCATTCGTGAACATTAGTGCAATTCGTGGCTAACATTCTTTTCCCCCATTCGTGGCTAAATCCTCTTCTCCATTTCCGCCCAAATCTTCTCGTATTCCCAAACCCGATCCACTTTACTAAACGGAGGATAAAAAACTTTTTTCGTGGTGCGAGTGCCACCGTCGATGGGGTAGATGATTTCGATTGGGTCGGATACTTTTTGTTTGCCGCTTGCTATATTTTCTTCTCGTTGTTTGCGGGCTTCTCTCATTTCTTTGCCGCCCGGATCTTTTCTGGAAGTATTGGGTAATCTTCTACCTCGCGAATCGTATTCATCCACACGTTCGTATTGTTGGAGGACGGGAAATTGCAATTCTGTAGATGAGTTGCAAATGCGATAGGCTAAGACCAAACCCTTTCGCAACAAGCACATCCATTCCAGCATCGTGGGCCTTCTTGCAAAATCACTCCGTAAAGGACTATGCCAATCCCACTTAGCTTCCTTTTTCCCGCCGTTTAATTTCTTCCAAGGAGATTCAAAGGCAAACACCAGACGATCATCCTCTAAGAAAAAGAATCCTTCTGAATCCCAATACTCAACTCCTCCCAAAGCTCCGCATAAAACGAAGTCAAACAATTCAACCGCAAAGCCCGATGAACAATCAACTGATTGATCCTATCGTTAGTGATCTGAGGGATAAAGGATATAAATGATAATTTTATATGACCTGCTCCAATAAATCTAAATAAAAAATCTACAATCGTTGATGAAGTAATTCCGGCATTTAAACAGGTTGTAAAATTATTTTTTAAGAAACTCACTTGAATTGTGTGTATACACGATAAATCTTTCGGAATGATAGAACTCATTATAGTTCTCTCCCCTGAAATTGATGCCATTTCTCTCCAAGCAATTCGATAGAATTCTTTTACATCTACTTTTTTATTTCCCATTGTCACTAGAAACGGCGCTTTTCGCAAAGGTTTGTAGGGACTTC containing:
- a CDS encoding GxxExxY protein, producing MDLIYKDECYRIVGAAMEVHTELGRGFLEAVYQEALKIEFEKSSIPFKEQVKMNIYYKDILLKKEYIMDFLVFDEIILEIKAMSKLSKLEDAQLINYLKATKKKLGILINFGSDKMEWKRLVV
- a CDS encoding tetratricopeptide repeat protein, which codes for MLDESKKEYFFYIGFYYLLIENSLDKAKPEFEKSKMLYLQNIENNTYEDHVLLSMIYLFLGDYQKAKLQISQRFNVENNKDLDTAYFILGIIELKLNNYKESEDALKKALEIFPEYVSALKQLADVHKATEKIQEAIECYNRALEINPGHAEIWNYLGLAYYRTNNPEKALECYNKAIALKPDFAVVFNNMALIFDEKRLTDKAEFNYKKSLELEENNDITIQNYSSFLKKNNRIKEAIRLLERYLEKNRESKN
- a CDS encoding J domain-containing protein, which translates into the protein MAFQSAIEGITFCLSLETFLKSWNEWGEFSEETKEEVQEEESDFYADLGVSFDASVDEIKKAYRELVKKFHPDIQSPDLPKEEKEENMKRFLRIQKAYEVLSDEFRRKEYDLRKEKGETK
- a CDS encoding VWA domain-containing protein, producing the protein MDLVLMGDLTGSMASYHHLLKTEFIKLGNELFQFIPDLQMGIVFYLDHGQGDPYTTKVCQITNDVQAIQDFIQRTPTGHGGDEKEAVEDALYEALQINWRPKVNRSIVLFGDASGKEPHECPHQHSYFQITKDLYENQVTINSVYCRPVLSSQGLQALTPVGIGDFQKKVSNLHHPNFFSWLANVTGGMIIGIQEVGDLLEIIKASAAKDAGVLDEYEASVSKSSSKKKLDLIEISKKANHRKLENSNRLRLE